CTCGACTACACGTTCGGCTCGATGGAGCTCGGTTCGATCCATCGCCTCGAGCTCTCGTTCGCGTTCGGGAAGAGCCTTCGTGAGCGGATCGAGGAAGCGAGGAACCGAGAGGAACAGAAGCTCGGCGAGCGGACCGAGGAGGAACTGGCGAAGAAAGAGGAGCGCCAGCACGGGGCGAGCCTCGAGGAGGGAAACGCGCTTCTCGCCCACGGGGAGTACTCCGGCGCGGAAGCGGCCTTCGAACGCGCGCTCCTCTGGGACCCGGAGAGCGCCGAGGCGGCCGATGGGCTTCGCAAGGCGCGCGTTGAGAGGAGGATCGCCGCAGGCGATGCGCGGCTCGCCGCGGGGGATCTTCTCGAGGCGATCGCCGAGTATCGCGCCGCGCTTGCCATCGACCCGGACGACGAGCGCGCGAGCCGGCTCGCGGCCGAAACGACCGAGCGGCTCGATCGCTCGACGGCAAGAAGCCGAGAGGTGGGCGAGCGCCTCGCGCGTGGAATCGAGCACCTCGCGCTTTCGGATTTCGCGAAGGCGCGCGCGGAGTTCGAAAAGGCTCTCGAGATCGAGCCGGGAAACGCCGATGCGATGAGATATCAGGCCAGGGCCGATTCGCTCGTCGCCCTTCGCGTCGACATCCTCGTGGAGGAGGGGAACTGGTTCAGGGATCGCGGGAGGCCTGAGACCGCGATCGAGCGCTACGGCGAGGCGCTCGCCTTCCGTCCGGATCGAGACGACCTGGCCCGTGAGATCGCGCGCCTCCGCGCCGGCGCGCCGTCCGAGACGCGGAGAGACGAACCGGTCGCGCCGCCGAGCGAGACGCCCGCTCCGCGGCCTCTCACGGCAGACGAGCTTCGCGAGGCGGAGAGGATGTACCGATCGGGCCTTGACGCTTTCAAGGCGGGCCGATACGGGGAGGCGAACCGGTACTTCGAGTTCGTGTACGGTCTCTCGCGCGCATACGAGAACGCGGAATCGTATCTGAAGCAGTCCCTTCTCTTCCTCGGCATGGACCTCTACACGGGCGGGCGGCTCGAGGAGGCGATTCGAAACTGGGAGCGAATCCTGGAGATCGACCCGGAAGACGAGAAGGCGCTCTCCTATCTCGGAAGGGCGAGGGCCGAGGCGCGAAAGACCCAGGATCTCCCGCAGAGGACGCAGTAAGATGGCGATGGAAAAGCGAATCTTCATCAGCCTGAAGTGGATCTTCGCGATCTCGGTGGGCGCGCTCCTCTCGGTGCTCACGCTCGCTTCGGGACGGATCATCATCGAGAAGGAGCGCGAGGTTCTCGAGGCGGAAACGCAGCGAAGGCTTCTCGCGCAGTGCCGGAACCTCGCCTCGCTCAGCTCCTCTCCGCTTCTCGACGAGTTCCCCGAGTTCGTCCTCCACCCTTTGCTCAAGGACATCCTCGAGGAGAACGCGGAGCTCGCCCACGCGGTCGTGGTCGACCGGGAGGGCCGGATTCGGGGCGACGCGGACCTTCGGAGGATCGATCAGCCCTTCGAGGATCGCCCGGGGCTTTCCCTCCTCGCCGTCGATCTTCCGAAAGAGAGCCGCGAGACCTTCCGGCACGACGAGGAGATCCTCAAGGTGTCGGTTCCCGTTCTCTATCGCGACGGAGCCCTCCTCGGCACGGTCCACCTCGGCATGCGGAAAGACCACGTCCGCCGGGCGATCGCGGACGCGCAGAAGAACACGTTCCAGGTCGTTCTCGGCGCGCTCGCGATCGGACTTGTCTTCACGATCTTTCTTACATCAAGAATTGTTCGGCCGATCAACCAGCTGACCCGGGGAACGGAGGAGATCGGGCGCGGGAATCTCGATTACCGAATCGAGGTGAAGAGCCGCACGGAGGTCGGCCGCCTGGCCCGAACGTTCAACGAGATGACGGCGCGCCTCAAGGAAGCGCAGAAGGCGATGATCGAGAGGGAGCGCTTGAACCGCGATCTCGAGATCGCTCACGAGATCGAGGAGAAGCTCCTCCCGCGCCCGAACCTCGAGGTCCCCGGGTACGACGTCGCCGGATTCCATCGGTCGGCGCGCGTCGTGGGAGGGGACTACTACGACCTCATTCCGATCGACGAGGAGCATGTCGGCATCACCGTGGCGGACGTGGCGGGGAAGGGGATCCCGGGGCTCGTCGTGATGGCGATGACGAGCGCGCTTCTTCGGTCGCATGCGCCTCGCTATCGCTCCCCGGCGGAAATGCTCACGGTCCTCAACGCGATGCTCCTGCCGAACATGCGCCGCGGGATGTTCATCACGATGTTCTACGGGATCCTCCACCTCCCGACCGGGCGGTTCGTCTTCGCGGGAGCCGGGCACAATCCGCTCGTCCACTTCCGCGCGGACACGGGGCTGCAGAGCCTCGTTGGAACGAAGGGAATCCCGCTCGGGCTTTACTCCGAGGGGCGCTTCGCGGAGAGGATCGCGAACCAGAGCATCGTTCTTCAGCCGGGGGACGGGTTTCTCCAGTACACCGACGGCGTCAGCGAGGCGACGAACCCCGCTCTCGAGGAGTTCGGCATCGACGGCCTCCTCTCGGTCGCGCGGAGGGAGTGCGGCCACGGATCCCGAGAGATCGTCGAGGCGATTCTCGAGGAGGTGCGGCGCTTCTCGGAGGGCGCTCCGGCGGCGGACGACCTCACGATCCTCGCGGTGAAACGGGCCGGCGGGGCGCGAGCCCGCGCCAGAGCGGCCCGGGAAGGCGCATCAAGCCGATGAACGATCGGTCCGATACTCGGAAAGAGGTGCCTATGGCTTGCTCGGCCGAAATCAGCGGGCGGAGGAGGATCCGTGCCTGCGGCGGCTTGGATCCGCTCGCCCGCTCGAGCGAGGACTCTTGGTATCAGCTCGAGATTCCGGCGCGCATCGACTCGGTAGGGCCGCTCTGCGCGTTTCTTACGGTCCTTTGCGAGCGGCACGGGCTCTCGACGGAGGAGGCGCGCTGCGTCGAGATCTCGGCGTACGAGACGTGTCTCAACATCATCGAGCATGCCTACGGCTTCGACCGAAGCGGACGGATCACGGTCCGAGTCCGGTTCGCGGAGAATCGCGTCGTCCTGGCTTTCTCCGACAAGGGAAGGGGCGTGGATCCGGGGCGGATTCCGCCTCCCGACGTCGCGGATCCCCGGGTGCGCCTCAGAGGGCGCGGGTTCGGACTCGAGATCATCCGGAACTCCGTCGACCGGATGCGCTACAGGAAGACATCCCGAGGAGAGAACACCTTGCTGCTCGTCAAACTCCTCCCCGGACGAGGAACGAGCAACGCGGCGCCCGGCTCGACCGATTGGCGCGAGGGGGGCGAAGCATGAACCAGACGAACACTTCGTTTGAGGTCCGGGCGCGGATCGCGCGCGAGGAGCCGGGAATCGTCGAGCTCGCGCTCGAAGGGCGTCTCGACGCCGAGGCGCTTCCGGAAGTTCTCCTTCGGATCGAGGAGGCGAGGGAGAAAGGCTGCGTGCGCTTTCTCGTCGCGCTCGATCAGGTGACGTTCATCGGTTCGGCCGGGATCGGGGTCTTCCTTTCCCTCGTCGAGGAGATGAAGAACGAAGGCGGAGGAGTCGTCTTTCTCGGCGTGGCTCCTTCCATTCAGAGGATCTTCGAGGTGCTGAACGTTCTGGAGTTCCTCATGATCCGCGAGGACCGAGAAGAGGCGATCCGGCTTCTTCTTTCTCCGGAGAGCATCTCGACACCCTGAGGCCGGACGCGATGGCGGAGACGGAGTATCTAGACTTTCTCGGCGAGGAGAACCCGACGGCTCTCCGGAAGCACATCCTCGGTCTCGAGACGCTCCTCGATCTCACGCGTTCCCTCATGGTCATCCAGGACCGGCGAACGCTCGACGGTTTTCTTCTCCTCACCGCGATGGGGCTTCTCTCAGTCTCCCGCGCGATCCTTCTCGCGCCCGATGGAAGCGAAGACCGCTTCCATCTTCACGTGCGCGGGCTCCGCGAGAAGGAGATCCGGAGCGCGCTCGGCCTCCGGCCCTCGGGCGTCTTCGCGCGGAGGATGCGGGTCGCCTCGGGGATCGTCGAGGTCCGCGCGGACGGCCTCTCCAAGAGGGAAAGCGGGGATATCGAGCTCCTGCGGTCGAACGGGATCCGCTACGCCGTGCCGATTCGGGTGAAGGACCGGCTGAACGGGATCCTCCTTCTCGGGGAGCGGGTGCACGGAGAGAAGCTCTCCCCCTTCGAGAACCGGATGCTTCGCTCGATCCTCGACATCGCGGGCGTCGTGATGGACAACACGGAGCTCTACGACGACCTCCGGAGCGCCAATCGCGCGATGGAAGCGCAGAACGAGCGCCTGAAGGAGCTGGACCGGCTGAAGACCGAGTTCCTTTCCAATGTTGGGCACGAGCTTCGAACGCCGATCACGAGCGTGATCGGCTTCGCCGAATGCCTCCGCTATCCCGAGATCGACGAGGCGACCCGCATGGAGTTCGCGGGGCACATTCTCGAGCAGGGCCAGCGTCTTTCCAACCTCATCGATCAAGTCCTCGATCTTTCGGAGATCACGGAGCAGACGCTCCGCGTCGAGCCGCGGGAAGCGGACCTGAACGAGCTCGTGCGGGAGGTGGCCGATTCGCTCCGGCGGGAGATCGAGGCGAAGAACCTCTCGATCGAGCTCGATCTCTCCCCCGACCTTCCTCCTTCTCGATTCGACCCGAAGCGGACGAAGCGGGTCGTGAGGAACCTTCTCGACAACGCGATCAAGTTCTCCCACGCGAAGGGAAGAGTCCGGATCTCGAGCGAGGTCATGGACGGCACGGTCGCTCTTCGCGTGAGCGACGAAGGGGTGGGTATCCCTCAGGGGTCGCTCGACTCGATCTTCGACTCCTTCCGCCAGGTCGACGGCTCGGAGACTCGCGTCCATGGAGGCGCGGGAGTCGGCCTCGCCCTCGTCAAGGAGATCATGGAGAGCCAGAACGGATCCGTCTCGGTCGAATCGACGCCCGGCAAGGGGAGCACCTTCACGATCCAGCTCCCGCGAAGCGAAGAGAACCAGATCCCCGAGACGCCGCCCGCTCGTTGACGAAGTCCGCCGACGGGGATCACAACCCTTGCGGCTTGTCTCCGAACTCCATCCCGCACCCATCCGCCAGGGGCTCATTCATGCGGAGCGCCCCGCTCGATCTGGTCGAGCGCGCGGTCGAGAACCGGCGCGATCGCCGACGGTGACGACGATCGCTCGGCGAGACACTCTCATTCCTTCATGTGTGGACGGAATCGCCCGCGCACGGGACGGCGCGCGGGCACGGCGGGCCGGCGGGAGGAGTTGCTCCGCGCCCACGCGGCGACGGCGAGCGCGTCGTTCGAGCTTAGGGGGTCACGTTCGCGGGTTTCGCCTGCGGGACACCCGGCTCGACCCTCGGCGCCGCGGAGGGGACCTGCTTCGGCCGGTTCTCGCGGGAACGCCAGCACCCGCCGTCGAAGTAGACGCCTTCCTCGATCACGAGGTTCTTCGTGTAGATGTTTCCCTCGAAGCGCGAACCGGTCTGAAGCTTCACGCCTTCCTTGGCGTTGACCTCGCCGTTCAGATTGCCGGCGATCGTCGCCTGCTTCGTCTCCACCTCCGCCCGAACCTTCCCGGTCTTCCCGATCACGAGCGTTTCCGAGACGATCAACTTCCCCTCGAACTGACCGTCGATTCGGATGCCGCCGTTCACGTTGATCGTCCCGTTGAACATGCACCCCTCGGCGATGATCGATGCCACGCTACCCGCTCCCTCCCCAAGATCTGTTCTTGCCATCTCCAACTCTTTCATTCAGGGTAAGTTACCGATCCCCCACGCGAGAATAGAGGAAGCGGATTCCGCGGGTCAAGCCGTTTCTCCTTCCGACTATGCTAGACTTCCCCGGGATCGTCGGGCGTTCGGAGAGAGACCATGAAGCGCATTCCCCGAAGAGACGAGGCCGCCGACCGCTTCCGGGGGGGGATCGCCTCGGTTCTTCTCGTCGGCTTCGCGGCGGGGATCCTCGCGGGCCTCTCGAGAGTTGCGGCGAACCGGTACCCCGACGCGGGCCTCTCGAACCTCGCGATCGCCGCGTTCACCGCGGAGCTGAACCGGGTCTTCTTCCTCTCCGCGGCAATCGGCATTCCGGCGGTCTTCCTCATTTACGTTCTCTATCGGATCGCCCCGCGCTCCTTTCCCCGCACGACGGCCGTTCTCTTCCTTCTCGTTTCCCTTCTCGCGGTGAGCCGGACCGACTTCTACCGAGGACCCGCCTCCGCCTCGGAATGGAGCGTCCTTCTCCTCGCCCGCCGAACGGTTCTTCTTCTTTGCTGTCTCGCGGCGGCCCGTCTGCTCCGGGAGACGTTCCCTTTCTTCCGGGCGCTCCGCGCGCTCTCGTCGCTTCGCATCCCGCTCCTCCTCCTTTTCCTCCTCGCCGCGGTGAACAGCGGGGCGGTCATCAACCACATGAAGAACATGCCGCGAGGCTCGAACGTGATCCTGATCACCTTCGATTCGATCCGCGCGGATCATCTCGGTTTCTCCGGTTACGAACGCCCGACGAGCCCGACTCTCGATCGGATCGCATCCGAAGCGGTCGTCTTCGGCTCCGCCTTCACGACCTGCCCCGAGAGCCCGCAGGCTCTCGCATCCGTCCTGACGGGACGCTGGCCGCGCGCCCACGGCGTCCGCCGCATGTGGGACCTGCTCGGGGAAGCCCAGGTCTCTCTCGCGGAGATTCTCTCCGACAAGGGATACGTCGCGGGGGCGTTCGTCTCCCTGCCCGGGCCGAAAGGGAAAAGCGGATTCGAACAGGGCTTCGACCGTTTCTTCCTAGCTGAAGCTCATGAATCCGAACGAATCACCGGCGAAGCGATTCGATGGATCGACTCGGAGAGGAAACGACCGATCCTCGCGTGGGTCCATTACGCGGACGCAAGCATGCCGTACGAACCATCCGCGTCGGGGAGCGCGTTCGCCGCCCCGTACGGACCGGACGCGTCCCGGGAGGGCTTCCGCTACGAACCCGCGCGGGCCTGCCGCGTGTTCGGCCATGAGAGGCTCGCCGTGGACGACAGCGCGCGGGCGGTCTCTCTCTACGACGGAGAGATCCGCCGCGTGGACGAGGAGATCGGCCGGCTCCTCGGGCATCTCGAACGGACCGATCGGATCCACGACACGGCGATCCTCCTCGCGGGGACGCACGGGGAGAGCCTCGGCGAGCACGAGTACTTCTTCTCCCATGGGGATTTCCTCTTCGACACGTGCCTGCGCGTCCCGATGATCCTCCGCGCGGCCAACCTCCCCTCGCGCGTCGTCCCGACCCAGACGCGGCTCGTCGATCTCCTCCCCACCCTCCTCGACGTCCTTCACCTCCCGATTCCGGCGGACGTCGACGGGCGATCCCTGCTCGGAACGGTCGAGCGGCCGGACGGCTTCCCGGACCTTCCGGTCTTCGCCGAATCGGAGGTCTCTCTCTTCCCGGCCATCAACAGAAGGCGGCCGATCCCGGGGATCGAGGGGAAGCTCGAAGCGGTGCGCGAGCGAGGGTGGAAGCTGATCCTTTATCCGACAAACATCGGGGTCCGCGCGGAGCTCTACGACCTTTCGGCGGATCCGGGGGAGACGGTCGACCGCGCGGCCGATTCCCCGGAAGTCGCGGCCGCGCTTCGCGCGACGCTCGAAGAATGGAAGGCGGGCTCCCCGGCGGCTTCCGCCCGAAGAGAGAGCCCGCCCCCCGATTGGGTCTTCGCCGTCGGCGACCCGCCGGCTATCCCTTGAGCGCTTTCCGAAACCCCTCGGTCAGAAGCGGCACGATCTGGAACATGTCTCCGACGAGCCCATAGTGCGCCACCTTGAAGATCGGCGCGTTCGCGTCCTTGTTGACCGCGACGATCGTGTCGGCGGTTCGCATCCCCGCCAGGTGCTGGATCGCGCCGGAGATGCCGCACGCGAAATACAGCTTCGGCTTTACGGTCTTTCCGGTCTGCCCGATCTGGTGCGGGTAGGCGATCCACCCGGCGTCGACGACCGCGCGCGAGGCGCCGACCGCGCCGCCGAGAACGTCAGCGAGCTCTTGGACCACGCGGAAGCCCTCCGGACCGCCGACCCCTCGTCCCGCCGCGACGATCACGTCCGCCTCGTCGAGGTTGACCGTCTTCCCTGCCTCGGCAACGAGCTCGATGATCTTCGCCCGAAGATCCTTCTCGTCGATCGAGGGAGCGATCCTCTCGATCGCCGGGCTCGCGGCGCGCTCCTCCGGAAGAGGGAACGCCTTCGGGCGAACCGTGAAGACCTTCGGACCCGCCGAGCGGTTCTCGACGTCCGCGGCGAGGTTCCCTCCGAAGACCCCGCGCCTCCCGACATAGAGCCCGCCTTCGACGGAAAGCTCCGTGCACTCCTGGACGACCCCTCCCTCGAGATCGGTCGCGAGGGCCGCGCCGAGCTCGCGGCCGTTCAACGAGCCGACGATGAGGATCGCCTCCGGCTTTCTCTCCCGAGCGAGGGCCGCGAGCGCGGCCGCGTGGCTCTCCGGACGGCAGGGAGCGAGCCGGGCGTCGTCGAGGACGAGAACCCGGCCCGCGCCCGCGCCGGCGAGCGGGGCCAGAAGCGCGTCGTCCGCCGGCCCGAGGACGACCGCCTCCACGCGGCTCGCGTCTCCTCCGGCGAGAGCCGATGCCTTCCCCAGCAGTTCCTTCGTGGTGCGCGAAACCCCGGACGGGACGCGCTCCGCGACGACCCAAATCGATTGCGACATCGTGTTTCGCCTCCCGTCTATAGAATTTTCGCGTCTAGAATTTTCTTAACCAAAGCATCCGCCATTTCCTCGGGTTCGCCCGGGATCATCTGGACCGCCCCGGGCGGAGAAGGAGGCGTCAGCTTGCGAACCTTCGTCGGCGAGCCGTCGGCTCCCGTCTTCGCGGGATCGAGGCCGAGGTCGGCGGCGGTCCACACGGGGACTTCACGCTTCGCCGCCTTTCGAATCCCGAGAAGAGACGGATACCGCGGAGGGTAGATCCCCTTGATCACGGTGACGACCGCGGGAAGGGACGACTCGACGATCTCCTTCCCCGCCTCGAGCGCCCGAGCGACGCGGATCTTCCGGGCGTCCGGGTCGCAGTCGATCACCTCGCCGACGAACCCGAGCACCGGAAACCCGAGGAGCCGCCCGAGCGCGGGGCCGACCACCGCCGCGTTGTCGTCCGCGGCTCGATCGCCGCAGAGCACGAGGTCGGCGCCGCCTACCTTCTCGACGGCCGCCGCGAGCGCGCGCGCGGTCGCATGCGGATCCCCGCCGTCCAAGGCCGGATCCGCGAGGAGAAACGCTTCGTCCGCGCCGACGGCGAACGCCGACTCCTTCAGGATCTTCTCGGCCCGCCGGGACCCCACGCAGAGCACGACGACGCTCCCCCCCTTCTTATCGCGAAGCTGGAGCGCGGTCTCGATCGCATAGGGACCGATCGGGTCGATCAGAAAGCTCGCGTCGTCCCGCGCGGCCAGGGAACCTTTCTCCGTAACCCGAACGCCTTCCGGCGTTTCGAGCACCTCCTTCACGCAGACGATGGCCTTCATGGCACCTCCCCGCTGGCGAGAATGGAACGGATCGGGACGGGACCCGGTCGGGGGTCCCGGGACGGGCATTGTGGAACAAGGGTATCACCCGGCCGGAACGAGCGTCAAGCCGGGGAGAGGAGAGGGGATTTCCGGAAGAAAATCCGGTTTATCAAAAGAAAACGCTTGCGTTTGCGGGCGTTTCCTGGCATGCTTCCTGGTCAGAGAAAGCCTCCTGCCTCCCTCGTGATCGTTGGTCCCTAATAGAAGACGCGGAAGGGACTTAGCGCCCGAACCCATGGGTCGATTCGACACGAGCCAAGGGCGGGAGGCCTTTCTCGTTTCCCTTGTTTCCGACCGGAAACAGAGAAGGGGAGGAACCCGCGTCGGGCTCTCCCCTTCGGCTGATCTCGTGTCCGCTCCGCTCCTATGATTCACCAAATCGCCGGGAGGAACTCCTTCCTCCAAGTGGTTGACAGGGTATCATGGGAAGGCGCCAAAGTCAAGGACGGAGACCCGCGGGAACCGGCTTCCCGCATGTGGGTTGAACGCGAACAGGACCAGGCGGTTTGGGCGCGGCTTGCGGACTGAGGGCGGCGCGGCTTTCGGGTCTTCGCATCCGGGTGCCGAAACCGAGCGGGAGACCGAATCATGGAGAACACACGCATGTCATCCGGGGCAGCTCTCTATGCCATCCTCGCCGCATTGATCTCTCTCCAACTCTCAGGAACTTCTCTCGCCGCGGATCCCGGTCCGGAGGGCGATGGCTTCCTCGGCGTGATCACCCAGGATCTGACCCCTCCTTTGCGCGAAGCTCTTGGAATGAAAGACGAAGCCGGCGTTCTCGTAAACTCGGTGGTCCCCGGAAGCCCGGCCGAGCAGGCGGGCGTGAGGGTCGGTGATGTTCTCCTTCGGCTCGACGGAAAGGAGCTTGGGAGCTCGAGAGGGCTTCGGGAGGCCGTCTCCTCGCTCTCGGTCGGGGATACGGCCGAGCTCTCATTATTGAGGAATAGCAAGAAACATACCCTTAGGGTAGAGATCGGGGCCCGACCCGAGGCGCCAGCGAGGGCCGGGCGCTTCGCGATTGGGCGAAGCGCGTATCTTGGTCTCCAGCTTCACGATCCGGATGCAGACCTCGCAT
Above is a genomic segment from Candidatus Eisenbacteria bacterium containing:
- a CDS encoding polymer-forming cytoskeletal protein is translated as MASIIAEGCMFNGTINVNGGIRIDGQFEGKLIVSETLVIGKTGKVRAEVETKQATIAGNLNGEVNAKEGVKLQTGSRFEGNIYTKNLVIEEGVYFDGGCWRSRENRPKQVPSAAPRVEPGVPQAKPANVTP
- a CDS encoding sulfatase; the encoded protein is MKRIPRRDEAADRFRGGIASVLLVGFAAGILAGLSRVAANRYPDAGLSNLAIAAFTAELNRVFFLSAAIGIPAVFLIYVLYRIAPRSFPRTTAVLFLLVSLLAVSRTDFYRGPASASEWSVLLLARRTVLLLCCLAAARLLRETFPFFRALRALSSLRIPLLLLFLLAAVNSGAVINHMKNMPRGSNVILITFDSIRADHLGFSGYERPTSPTLDRIASEAVVFGSAFTTCPESPQALASVLTGRWPRAHGVRRMWDLLGEAQVSLAEILSDKGYVAGAFVSLPGPKGKSGFEQGFDRFFLAEAHESERITGEAIRWIDSERKRPILAWVHYADASMPYEPSASGSAFAAPYGPDASREGFRYEPARACRVFGHERLAVDDSARAVSLYDGEIRRVDEEIGRLLGHLERTDRIHDTAILLAGTHGESLGEHEYFFSHGDFLFDTCLRVPMILRAANLPSRVVPTQTRLVDLLPTLLDVLHLPIPADVDGRSLLGTVERPDGFPDLPVFAESEVSLFPAINRRRPIPGIEGKLEAVRERGWKLILYPTNIGVRAELYDLSADPGETVDRAADSPEVAAALRATLEEWKAGSPAASARRESPPPDWVFAVGDPPAIP
- a CDS encoding electron transfer flavoprotein subunit beta/FixA family protein translates to MKAIVCVKEVLETPEGVRVTEKGSLAARDDASFLIDPIGPYAIETALQLRDKKGGSVVVLCVGSRRAEKILKESAFAVGADEAFLLADPALDGGDPHATARALAAAVEKVGGADLVLCGDRAADDNAAVVGPALGRLLGFPVLGFVGEVIDCDPDARKIRVARALEAGKEIVESSLPAVVTVIKGIYPPRYPSLLGIRKAAKREVPVWTAADLGLDPAKTGADGSPTKVRKLTPPSPPGAVQMIPGEPEEMADALVKKILDAKIL
- a CDS encoding PDZ domain-containing protein; amino-acid sequence: MSSGAALYAILAALISLQLSGTSLAADPGPEGDGFLGVITQDLTPPLREALGMKDEAGVLVNSVVPGSPAEQAGVRVGDVLLRLDGKELGSSRGLREAVSSLSVGDTAELSLLRNSKKHTLRVEIGARPEAPARAGRFAIGRSAYLGLQLHDPDADLASYFGIREGAGVLVLEIDEASPASEAGFRSGDVILAVGGEPTGTAEAVQRAVAARDPGETVEFERLRKGNAERVSVTLGEKPLLPWAARAWKPFARFDREAARGLGEKIERQVERLEKEMEKLKKEIERMKNK
- a CDS encoding STAS domain-containing protein; this translates as MNQTNTSFEVRARIAREEPGIVELALEGRLDAEALPEVLLRIEEAREKGCVRFLVALDQVTFIGSAGIGVFLSLVEEMKNEGGGVVFLGVAPSIQRIFEVLNVLEFLMIREDREEAIRLLLSPESISTP
- a CDS encoding tetratricopeptide repeat protein translates to MMRACGAIAPILFAGTAAAVERGGVESPFAAGVGARARALGGAYVAVAEGPTAAAWNPAGLAFGERKKIVFFYTSPFVEGNRYTFAGYQHPFLGLGTFGFGNSRYGVDGIDKYDASGAALGTFSSVQNEWIFSYALPPMGPLALGASVKAETHSIDGHRATGIGADLGAIVRAEGSPETFLSGRNVAFGCAVQNALRPTLALAEGEDRHPMLLRAGLAYRIPLARGSGNLLTLLGGVDLGAESGSRARAGAECVLDNGLSLRIGANDEEWASGLGIEIANGRLDYTFGSMELGSIHRLELSFAFGKSLRERIEEARNREEQKLGERTEEELAKKEERQHGASLEEGNALLAHGEYSGAEAAFERALLWDPESAEAADGLRKARVERRIAAGDARLAAGDLLEAIAEYRAALAIDPDDERASRLAAETTERLDRSTARSREVGERLARGIEHLALSDFAKARAEFEKALEIEPGNADAMRYQARADSLVALRVDILVEEGNWFRDRGRPETAIERYGEALAFRPDRDDLAREIARLRAGAPSETRRDEPVAPPSETPAPRPLTADELREAERMYRSGLDAFKAGRYGEANRYFEFVYGLSRAYENAESYLKQSLLFLGMDLYTGGRLEEAIRNWERILEIDPEDEKALSYLGRARAEARKTQDLPQRTQ
- a CDS encoding electron transfer flavoprotein subunit alpha/FixB family protein; protein product: MSQSIWVVAERVPSGVSRTTKELLGKASALAGGDASRVEAVVLGPADDALLAPLAGAGAGRVLVLDDARLAPCRPESHAAALAALARERKPEAILIVGSLNGRELGAALATDLEGGVVQECTELSVEGGLYVGRRGVFGGNLAADVENRSAGPKVFTVRPKAFPLPEERAASPAIERIAPSIDEKDLRAKIIELVAEAGKTVNLDEADVIVAAGRGVGGPEGFRVVQELADVLGGAVGASRAVVDAGWIAYPHQIGQTGKTVKPKLYFACGISGAIQHLAGMRTADTIVAVNKDANAPIFKVAHYGLVGDMFQIVPLLTEGFRKALKG
- a CDS encoding HAMP domain-containing histidine kinase; amino-acid sequence: MAETEYLDFLGEENPTALRKHILGLETLLDLTRSLMVIQDRRTLDGFLLLTAMGLLSVSRAILLAPDGSEDRFHLHVRGLREKEIRSALGLRPSGVFARRMRVASGIVEVRADGLSKRESGDIELLRSNGIRYAVPIRVKDRLNGILLLGERVHGEKLSPFENRMLRSILDIAGVVMDNTELYDDLRSANRAMEAQNERLKELDRLKTEFLSNVGHELRTPITSVIGFAECLRYPEIDEATRMEFAGHILEQGQRLSNLIDQVLDLSEITEQTLRVEPREADLNELVREVADSLRREIEAKNLSIELDLSPDLPPSRFDPKRTKRVVRNLLDNAIKFSHAKGRVRISSEVMDGTVALRVSDEGVGIPQGSLDSIFDSFRQVDGSETRVHGGAGVGLALVKEIMESQNGSVSVESTPGKGSTFTIQLPRSEENQIPETPPAR
- a CDS encoding ATP-binding protein; this encodes MACSAEISGRRRIRACGGLDPLARSSEDSWYQLEIPARIDSVGPLCAFLTVLCERHGLSTEEARCVEISAYETCLNIIEHAYGFDRSGRITVRVRFAENRVVLAFSDKGRGVDPGRIPPPDVADPRVRLRGRGFGLEIIRNSVDRMRYRKTSRGENTLLLVKLLPGRGTSNAAPGSTDWREGGEA
- a CDS encoding SpoIIE family protein phosphatase — encoded protein: MAMEKRIFISLKWIFAISVGALLSVLTLASGRIIIEKEREVLEAETQRRLLAQCRNLASLSSSPLLDEFPEFVLHPLLKDILEENAELAHAVVVDREGRIRGDADLRRIDQPFEDRPGLSLLAVDLPKESRETFRHDEEILKVSVPVLYRDGALLGTVHLGMRKDHVRRAIADAQKNTFQVVLGALAIGLVFTIFLTSRIVRPINQLTRGTEEIGRGNLDYRIEVKSRTEVGRLARTFNEMTARLKEAQKAMIERERLNRDLEIAHEIEEKLLPRPNLEVPGYDVAGFHRSARVVGGDYYDLIPIDEEHVGITVADVAGKGIPGLVVMAMTSALLRSHAPRYRSPAEMLTVLNAMLLPNMRRGMFITMFYGILHLPTGRFVFAGAGHNPLVHFRADTGLQSLVGTKGIPLGLYSEGRFAERIANQSIVLQPGDGFLQYTDGVSEATNPALEEFGIDGLLSVARRECGHGSREIVEAILEEVRRFSEGAPAADDLTILAVKRAGGARARARAAREGASSR